The Paenibacillus dendritiformis region AGCAGCGCGGCGGCGTGGCGCGGCAAGAAGCCGATCCAGCGCAACGCGATTGCGGCGCTTGGCAATTTCCGCGAGCGCCAGGCCGTCCCGGCCTTGGAAGGGCTGCTGCGCAACGATGAGCGGCCGGACATCCGTGCCGCCGCGGCGTGGGCGCTTGGCCAGATCGGCGGGCCGGATGCCAAGCGCATATTGAAGGCGGCGCTAAGCCGTGAGGAGGAACCGAAGGTGAAGGAAGCCGTGATGCAAGCGCAGGAGCGCGCTGAAGCTCAGCAAGAGCCGCTGTATGTGCAGGAGATGGAGAGCCCGATCGGGCCGCTGACGTTGGCCGCGACCGCGACCGGATTGTTCGCGATCGAGTTCGGGGACGCGTTGTCGGTGGCGGAAGGGCTCCAGCGGCGGGCGGCCCGCAGCTACGGCCGGGTCGTGCTGCAGCGCCATCCGGAGCGGCTGCAGGAGGCCAAGCGGCAGTTGGAGGAGTATTTCGCGGGAACGCGCCGCGAGTTCGATCTGACGCTCGATATCCAGGGGACGCCGTTCCAGCGGCAAGTATGGCAAGCCTTGACCGACATCCCTTATGGGGAGACCCGGTCCTACAAGCAGATCGCGGAAGCGATCGGCAATCCGGGGGCGGTGCGGGCCGTCGGCGGAGCGAATAATCGCAATCCGCTCTCCATTATCGTGCCCTGTCACCGCGTGATCGGCGCCGACGGCAAGCTGGTCGGGTATGGCGGCGGCATGGACAAGAAAATCACCCTGCTCCGTCTCGAGGGCATTCCTTGCGGGCAATGAGCCGCAGGGCGACTCCAAGACAGATTCCATTCGTTTGTCATATTGGAAGGGACATGCTATCATAATGGCGGACGAGTTCCGCGAAGCCATGCCTTCTCACGGATAGATCGAAGTGAGTGTTCAAAAGCCGCGCTTCCTCGAAAGACGGTTTTTTGAATGACCTCATCTAACTAATTTTTGTTGGGGTGACCATAAGCAGATGATTTGGGTTGTAGGGATTATCGCACTCATCGTGGGTGTCATTATCGGCTTTGCCGGCGGGGTGTTCTACCTGCGCAAGCAGATGGAGAAGATGCAATCGGATCCGCAAATGCTGCAAAAAATGGCAAAGCAAATGGGCTATAATTTGAATGCGAAGCAGATGCAGCAAGCGCAGAAAATGATGCAGCAAAAAAAGAGAAAATGAAATAACGGAACTGCCCGCGTCCATGGGCACGGCAGGCGGGAGGAGGCACTATTATGGCTGGCTTGAAAGACTATGTCAATTCAAAAGTCGGTGAAAATCGCGAGCAGATCGAACATCACGTAAAAGAAATTTTAAGGCTGATCGGCGAGGACGTCGATCGGGAAGGACTGAAGGAGACGCCGGCGCGTGTCACCCGCATGTACGAAGAGATTTTCGGCGGGTATGAGGTCGACCCGCGCGACGTGCTCGGGGTTACCTTCGACGAAGCCCATGAGGAGCTCGTTATCGTCAAGGATATTACGTATTACAGCTTGTGCGAGCATCATATGGCGCCGTTCTTCGGCAAGGTGCATATCGGCTATATTCCAAGCGGACAGGTGGCCGGCCTGAGCAAGCTGGCGCGGCTGGTCGAAGCGGTCACGCGCCGTCTGCAGGTGCAGGAGCGGGTCACGTCGGAAATTGCGGATATTATGGAAGAAGTGTTGAAGCCGCACGGCGTGATGGTTGTCGTCGAGGGCGAGCATTTGTGCATGTGTTCCCGCGGCGTCAAGAAGCCTGGCAGCAAGACGGTTACGATGTCGACGCGGGGCAGCTTCAAGGACGATGCGGCGCAGCGCGCGGAATTTTTGTCACTGATTAAGCAGTAAATTGGTGCTTTAGGGTTTGAGCAGAACCAATGGAACCCGTTCCGGGCAAAGGGGCGGGTTTTTTGCTTGGCTTTATAGGAACGGTTGAGAGGGACGTGGGCGTGTAGTGCTTGAGGCGCGCTTGCGGCAGAGCGCAGCATGGAAGAGGAGGACGAAGGAAATTCTATGACAAAGACGGATGTAGAACTGACGGAACGCAGCGAAGAAGCGGTGGAATTAACTGAAGAGCAGGCGGAATGGCATCGCCTCTATGAAGCGGCGGCAGCCTTCAAGAAGCAAGGAAGCTGGAAGTGGGTGTCCGACTCCGAGATCTTCGGCGTATGCAACCCGGAGGATGGAGAGGTCGGATATTGCACCATTATGGGATCGAACGAAGAGTTGTTCGGCCTGGCCATGTTCCGCGGCGGCGAAGGGCTGGAGAGCCTGCAGGACATGATGCTGGAGCGGGACGAGCGTTATGGTTGGCTGAATCGGCAAAAATGTATCATGGTGACGTTCGAGGATCGGACCGAGCTGGACAAGCAGGATCTGGCGCAAATCAAAGAGCTTGGCTTCCGCTTCCGCGGACGCAACGCCTGGCCGCTGTTCCGGGCTTATGACCCGGGGCTTGTACCATGGACGCTTGACCGGAAGCAGGTCCGCTTCCTGGCGAACGCCTTGGAGCAAGCGGTGGAGCTGGCTGCTCGATGCAAGAAGGACAAGCAGCTGCTCGTGCCGCCAGTCTCCGGGCAGCTGTTGGTCCGCGCGCAGGAGAACGGGGAATGGAGCGAAGGGTGGCGCGATCCCGAGTTCGTCCTGAAGCGCCCGGCGAAGTATGAATACATCGACGACGCGAAGCTGACGGACCTCGTGCGCCGGATTCCGGAGAAGCGGGGGCAGTGGGAGACCGATTATTTCTTCGCACCTGTCGCGGTGCAGGGCGAGGCCGAGCGGCCGTATTACCCGCGGCTCTGCCTGTGGGTGGATCGGCTGGCCCGCAGCGCGGTCGGCTTCCATGTCGCTTATGAAGGAAATTACGAGCAGGAATTCATTGATCATATGATTCAGTTAATCGAGGAGAAAGGGGCTCGCCCGCAAAAGCTCATTATCCGGTCGAACGAAGGCCTGGATTTGTTCGAGAAGACGGCGCAGCGGCTGAAGATTAAAATTGAACGCGAGCCGCGCCTTGTCTATCTGGAGGAAGCGCAGGCGGATCTGTTCGATTATTTTGCCAAAAACGAATCTTGATTGCTAAGCCGTGTGTTCTAGCAGGATGCACGGCAGCCAACGGGAGTGTCTTATAGGCATTGCAAAATGATTGAGGTGATGAGTTAACAGAGAATGTGGATGCGAGAAAAACGGCTGCGCGCAAAACGGCGGAGGATGGATGAAGCAGTGAAATGCTGCGTGGATGCAGCAATTTCTGCTCTTTCAGCCGCTATTTGATGAAATTCCTGCAAAAGTACATTATTTTCAACGATTTTTTTCTTTTATCGATTGGATAGTATGAAATTGATGCCGTTTTGCAGGATTCCCTGTAACGGAGTACATGTCATAAAGGAAAGGTGAATTTTTGCAGTTTTTCGGCGAGTCGAGCTTTGAGAATCAATGGGGGGACTGTCTCACTGTAGTGAAATACTACTTTTGGGACATCCCCTTTCTTTTGGATTAAGCGGGTTATTGGGTCAGGCATCTTTTTACTTCGCATGCATCCATTGACGGGAATAGGGCTGGCCGATACAATGTAGAGAATTGAATCGTATTCTTCGTATAATTTTGGAAATAGGGTCCAACCGTCTCTACCAAACTACCGTAAATAGTTTGACTACGAGGAAGAGAATGCCTGTCACGAGGGATGATCCCCGCAAGGATAGGCTCTTCTTGCTCCTTGCCGTCAAACTCTAGTTGCTGGACTAGAGTTTTTTTGTTGTACCCGTATCGCGCAATCATCCTATAAAAAGAAAAGGAATGTGAAATCGAATGAATTGGAGCAAGCAACATTGGAGCAAGCGGATTGCCGCAGCCGCCAGAACGGCACCAGCTGACCTTGTCATAACGAACGGAAAGATCGTCGATGTCTTCAATCTGGACATTATCGAAGGGAATGTCGCGATTGTGGACGGCATCATTGCAGGCATCGGCGGCAGCTATGAAGGCGCACGCGTCATCGATGCGGAGGGCCGCTATATCGCCCCGTCCTTCATCGACACGCATGTTCATATTGAATCCGCCATGGTCACGCCTGCTGAATTCGCTCGCGTCGTGCTCCCTCACGGCGTCACATCCGTCATTGCCGATCCGCACGAGATCGCGAATGTGTCCGGGACGGACGGCATTCAATATATGCTGGACGCTTCCGAGAATCTGCCGCTGGACGTATACATCATGCTGCCATCCTGCGTTCCGTGCACGCCGTTCGAGCATGCTGGAGCGAAGCTCGATGCGGCCAGCCTGGACGCATTCTACGCGCACCCACGGGTATTGGGATTGGCCGAGGTGATGGATTATCCATCCGTGCGCCGCGGCGATGACGGCATGCTGGACAAATTGATGTCCTCGCATCGGCATGGCGGAATGATTGATGGTCATGGCGCAGGATTGAATGAAGAGGCGATTAATGTATACCGGGCGGTCGGCATTCGCAACGACCATGAATGCGTGACGGCTGAGGAAGCCAAGGCGCGGCTCCGGCGGGGCATGTATGTCATGATTCGCGAAGGCTCGGTCGCCAAGGATGTCGAAGCGCTCATCCCGGCCGTGACCGCCAGCAACGCGCGCCGCTGCGTGTTCTGCACCGATGACAAGCATTTGGACGAGCTGTTGCGGGAGGGCAGCGTCGACCATAATGCGCGTCTGGCCATACGCTGCGGGCTTGATCCGCTGCAAGCGATCCAGATGGCTTCCCTGAATGCGGCCGAATGCTTCGGATTGCAGACCAAAGGCGCAATCGCCCCCGGGTATGAGGCCGACTTCTTGCTGCTCGACGATCTGGAGCGCTTGACGATTGCCCAGGTGTACAAAGCCGGCAAGCTGGTGGGCGAGAACGGCCAATATACCGGGCCGCAGCCGCAAGCGGCCGCAATCCCGGCTGGACTATTGAAGTCGGTTCATCTGCCAGAGATAACGGAGCAGGATCTGCAAATCCGGCTGCAGGGAGAGCGCCGCTGCCATATTATCGGCATCAATCCGAACAGCCTCATTACGTCGCATCTCGTGGAGGAGGTAGATGTGGAGGATGACTGCTTCCGCCCTTCCGTGGCCAAGGATCAATTGAAGATCGCCGTGTTCGAGCGGCATCACCATACCGGTTGCATCGGACTGGGGATCGTCAAAGGGTTCGGCATTCAATGCGGAGCGATCGCCTCTACCGTGGCGCATGACTCCCACAACCTCGTCGTGGCCGGCAGCAATGATCGGGATATGCTGACCGCCATACAGGCGCTGCGCGATATGGAGGGCGGATTGGTCGTCGCAAGCGACGGCGTCGTGCTCGCCGCCATCGAGCTTCGAGTAGCAGGCTTAATGTCGACCGGCGATTATGCCGAGGTGCTCCGTCATATGGAACAGCTCCATCAGGCTCTATCGCGGATTGGCGCTTCCGACGAGTTCAATCCTTTTGTTACGCTGTCCTTCTTATGCTTGCCCGTCATACCCGAGCTGAAGCTGACGGATATGGGCTTATTCGACTTCGCTGCCTTCAAGCATATTCCGGTAACGGAAGAGAGCCGCACCGCCGATTACGTGTCGCGTTGATGCTGCTGCATGCAGGCTTGAACCCCCGTTCATCCGATCGTAAGGCATAAGTTCGATAAGCTCGGAAATCACCGCAATAAAAAAGACCGGGGGCAGATCATCTCCTCCGGTCGTGCTTTGCATTGAAACATCACCAAAAATAGGTTGTCTATGTAACATAAAGCATGCTTAATAGCTTGTCCATCGCTTGCAGCCGCATCCATCCTGTGGTACGATATCAGGTGCGGCATAATATTATGATGAACAAATATATTTTTACCCAAATATATAATATCATAACGCACGGGGTGTTGTCAACTGGTTAAGCAACCCGGTGCCGCAAATTCGTAATCTTTAGTAAAGCGGGTGATCAGATGGACCCGAATCATCGGGAGTGGCAGTTGGAGGAAGCGCGGGCTGTCGAGGTAATGGAGAAGATTGAGCAGCGCATCATTCCGCTGCAGGAAGAGATGGGCACGGTCAAGCGCGAAGTCGTGGATCTCCGCCGCGAGTTCTGGGACGACGTCAAGGTCAATCTGGATGACGTGAATGAAGCCATCGAGACGCATGCCAGCTTGAAGCAGCAGGCGGAAGTAATGGCCGAGCGCGAGCGCAGGCATCTGCATGCGGCTCAGCAGCTTGATGTGTGGAAGCGGATGGCGCAATCCCCTTATTTCGCGCGGATTGATTTCCGGGAGGAGGGGGAAGCGGAGGCAGAGCGAGTGTATATCGGGATCGGCTCGTTCCGGGACAAGGACGACAACTTCCTCGTCTATGATTGGCGGGCGCCCGTGTCCAGCCTGTATTACGACTATTCGCCGGGCCCGGCCCACTATGAGACGCCGGTCGGCCGCCTGTCGGGGGAGATGGGGCTCAAGCGCCAATTCATCATCACGGAGGGCCGGTTCCGGGGCATGTTCGATACGGGGCTTACGATTGGCGACGAGCTGCTGCGGCAGATTCTCAGCCGGCCGTCCAGCGCCCATCTGAAAAGCATCGTCGCGACGATCCAGCGGGAGCAGAACCGCATCATCCGCAATGAGCAGAAGCGGCTCATGGTCGTCACCGGCCCGGCGGGCAGCGGCAAGACGTCGACCGCCCTGCAGCGGATTGCGTATTTGCTGTACCGGTACCGGGATACGCTGCAGGCCGATGAGATCGTGCTGTTCTCGCCGAATCCGATGTTCAACCGCTATGTTTCGACCGTTCTGCCGGAATTGGGGGAACGGAACATGCGTCAGACGACGTATCAGGAATATGTGGAATACCGGTTGGCCGATTCCTTCCGGCTGGAGCACCCCGCCGAGCAGATGGAATATGCGCTGAGCGCCGGGGAACAACCGGAATACGCGGCGCGAATGGAAGGGATACGCTATAAAGCGGGAGCGGCTTTCTTCCGGGTGCTCGGGCGCTATGTGGAGCGGCTCGGACAGGAAGGCATGCGGTTCCGCGATCTCCGCTTCCAGGATCGGACGCTCATATCGGGGGAAGCGATGCTGCGCCAATTTTATGAGCTGGACGCGTCCCTGTCGATCCCGAACCGGCTGAGCCAGATAGCGGAATGGCTGCGGGGCGAGCTGGTCGCCGCCGCCCGCCGGGAACGGAAGGCGGACTGGGTGGAGGAAGAGATCGAGCTGCTCGACAATGAGGATTATGTAAGGGCGTTCCAGGAGCTGCAGCGCCGCCACAGATATACGGAGGAGACGTTCGATGACTTCGATCGCGAACGTGAATGGCTGGCCCGCCAGATCGTGAATGAGCGCTTCAAGCCGCTTCGCGCGGACATCAAGCGATTCCGCTTCGTCGATATGCCGGCCATCTACACGCAATTATTCGCCAGTCCGGACATCGCGGCCAGCCTGGCTGGAGAAGAAGGGCTGCCTGAGCGCTGGGCCGACATCTGTGCTCTGACGGCCGAACGGATGAACCGGGGCGAGATGGCCGTAGAGGATGCGACGCCATACTTGTATTTGAATGAATGTCTGGAAGGCTTCCATACGAATACGTCGATCCGGCATGTTTTCGTGGACGAAGGCCAGGACTACGGGGTCTTCCAGCTCCATTTCCTCAAGCGCCTGTTCCCTCGTGCCCGGTTCACGGTGCTGGGGGATGAGGATCAGGCGATTTACCCGCATGCCGAAGGAGCGGCGGCGGTACCGCTGCCGGCGTTGGCGGAAGTGTTCCCGGCCGAGGAGACGGAGTCGTTCCAACTGACCCGCAGCTATCGTTCGACCCGGCCGATTATGGAGCTGGCCCGCCGCATCATTCCAGGCGGCGAGCGGATCGATACGTTCGAGCGCGAAGGTCCGGCGCCGACGCTGACAGGAATGCAGGACAGGGAGGAATTGAACGCCCGGGTCGCCGCGCGGATGCGTGAGCTGCTTGCCGCCGGGCACCGCAATGTCGCTCTGCTCTGCACGACGGCTCAGGAGAGCCGCGAGGCGTACGAGGCGCTTCGGGAACTCATGCCGCTGCGGCTCGTTCATCAGGAGACGGTGACCTTCGAAGCGGGCGCGCTGGTCATTCCGTCGTACCTGGCCAAGGGCGTCGAGTTCGATGCCGTCGTGCTGTACAATGCATCTGACGAAGGCTACGGCCGGGAGAGCGAGCGCAAGCTGCTATATGTGGCGTGCACGCGGGCGATGCATGAGCTCCATATCTACTATATGGGGCGGCCGAGTCCTTGGCTGGAAGGCGCGCTTGCGGGAGCGGACGAAGGGCAGGCACAGGCCTGAAGCAAGAACCGGAACGGAAGGGCAAGAAGGAAGATATAAGCTGCCTAGCGCTGCATGGGTTCGCCGCAATGGCGTCCATGCGGCAGGGCAGCTTTTTGGTACATAGGGAAGGGAGGAGTGAAGGCTGATGATGGAGGGGCCTCACCCCATCAGACGCACCAGCCAGCCGTACCAGGCCAGGATCGACTGGGCGCGCCTGTGCTGGGTCGACGGGTTCAACTCGATGCCATGCCGATGCATCATATTCATCGCGTCCAATTCGGGAATCGGTTCGCCCCGCGTCAGGCTGGCGAGCAGAATGTCGCGGATGGCCGGTCTGGCGAACAGCTTGCGCAGAAGCGCCTCATGCCGTTCCTGCACCGTGAGCTGCATCAGGGCGCGGCCTTCCCCGGTCAGGCGGACGGCCGTTCCTTCGGGCGTGCGGCAGGTCTCCGCCAGCAGCTCCAGCAGATTGATGATGCGCTCGAACGAGTTCGCCTGCGGGAACGGCACGCCCTCCGGCTCTGCGCCGGCAGGGGTCGCTTCCGCGATGGCGAGCACCCTCTCCTTGGACAGCCCCCCTTCAATGCGGTAGGCGCCTGCGCGCACCAAGGCGATGGAATCATAGCGCATCGGATCCCGGAAGCTGTATTCGAATAAATAATAGACGCCATCCGAGTATAAGAAATAGATCGGAATGACCGGCTTCGTCAGCTGGGGGCGCGAACGCAATGCCCGGTACGGGTAGTACAGCTGGCGCACGCAGAAGTCCTGCGGAATGCTGTTCTTCGCTTCAAGAATTAGAATCTCGCGGTTCGATTCGAAGCCGGCGTCGATCTCCATCTGCTGGCTTCGTTCCACCTGAAGCGGATGCGGATAGCTCCCCACATGGAAGGAGAAGGCGGGGGACCGCATTCGTCCGCTGAAGGTCAGCTCGAGCGGCTCCGCCGGTTCGAGGCCGCGGAAGCGGTGGAGCATGTCGCTCATATGGGCGGTATGCAGCGCATTGGCTTCGCTCGTGGAGCTGCTGCCGTCGGCCTGTACCGTCTCGAAGGC contains the following coding sequences:
- a CDS encoding type II restriction enzyme; translation: MNANGYFDITSQQINGLEPGVQARLQCKFDSSGELSPCFARHGLGILPVSNGHYTIARFPIFHPLEDIEKLPVHRAYWRFPAFETVQADGSSSTSEANALHTAHMSDMLHRFRGLEPAEPLELTFSGRMRSPAFSFHVGSYPHPLQVERSQQMEIDAGFESNREILILEAKNSIPQDFCVRQLYYPYRALRSRPQLTKPVIPIYFLYSDGVYYLFEYSFRDPMRYDSIALVRAGAYRIEGGLSKERVLAIAEATPAGAEPEGVPFPQANSFERIINLLELLAETCRTPEGTAVRLTGEGRALMQLTVQERHEALLRKLFARPAIRDILLASLTRGEPIPELDAMNMMHRHGIELNPSTQHRRAQSILAWYGWLVRLMG
- a CDS encoding DUF7309 domain-containing protein, with translation MTKTDVELTERSEEAVELTEEQAEWHRLYEAAAAFKKQGSWKWVSDSEIFGVCNPEDGEVGYCTIMGSNEELFGLAMFRGGEGLESLQDMMLERDERYGWLNRQKCIMVTFEDRTELDKQDLAQIKELGFRFRGRNAWPLFRAYDPGLVPWTLDRKQVRFLANALEQAVELAARCKKDKQLLVPPVSGQLLVRAQENGEWSEGWRDPEFVLKRPAKYEYIDDAKLTDLVRRIPEKRGQWETDYFFAPVAVQGEAERPYYPRLCLWVDRLARSAVGFHVAYEGNYEQEFIDHMIQLIEEKGARPQKLIIRSNEGLDLFEKTAQRLKIKIEREPRLVYLEEAQADLFDYFAKNES
- the folE gene encoding GTP cyclohydrolase I FolE gives rise to the protein MAGLKDYVNSKVGENREQIEHHVKEILRLIGEDVDREGLKETPARVTRMYEEIFGGYEVDPRDVLGVTFDEAHEELVIVKDITYYSLCEHHMAPFFGKVHIGYIPSGQVAGLSKLARLVEAVTRRLQVQERVTSEIADIMEEVLKPHGVMVVVEGEHLCMCSRGVKKPGSKTVTMSTRGSFKDDAAQRAEFLSLIKQ
- the helD gene encoding RNA polymerase recycling motor HelD, encoding MDPNHREWQLEEARAVEVMEKIEQRIIPLQEEMGTVKREVVDLRREFWDDVKVNLDDVNEAIETHASLKQQAEVMAERERRHLHAAQQLDVWKRMAQSPYFARIDFREEGEAEAERVYIGIGSFRDKDDNFLVYDWRAPVSSLYYDYSPGPAHYETPVGRLSGEMGLKRQFIITEGRFRGMFDTGLTIGDELLRQILSRPSSAHLKSIVATIQREQNRIIRNEQKRLMVVTGPAGSGKTSTALQRIAYLLYRYRDTLQADEIVLFSPNPMFNRYVSTVLPELGERNMRQTTYQEYVEYRLADSFRLEHPAEQMEYALSAGEQPEYAARMEGIRYKAGAAFFRVLGRYVERLGQEGMRFRDLRFQDRTLISGEAMLRQFYELDASLSIPNRLSQIAEWLRGELVAAARRERKADWVEEEIELLDNEDYVRAFQELQRRHRYTEETFDDFDREREWLARQIVNERFKPLRADIKRFRFVDMPAIYTQLFASPDIAASLAGEEGLPERWADICALTAERMNRGEMAVEDATPYLYLNECLEGFHTNTSIRHVFVDEGQDYGVFQLHFLKRLFPRARFTVLGDEDQAIYPHAEGAAAVPLPALAEVFPAEETESFQLTRSYRSTRPIMELARRIIPGGERIDTFEREGPAPTLTGMQDREELNARVAARMRELLAAGHRNVALLCTTAQESREAYEALRELMPLRLVHQETVTFEAGALVIPSYLAKGVEFDAVVLYNASDEGYGRESERKLLYVACTRAMHELHIYYMGRPSPWLEGALAGADEGQAQA
- a CDS encoding YneF family protein; translation: MIWVVGIIALIVGVIIGFAGGVFYLRKQMEKMQSDPQMLQKMAKQMGYNLNAKQMQQAQKMMQQKKRK
- the ade gene encoding adenine deaminase, whose translation is MNWSKQHWSKRIAAAARTAPADLVITNGKIVDVFNLDIIEGNVAIVDGIIAGIGGSYEGARVIDAEGRYIAPSFIDTHVHIESAMVTPAEFARVVLPHGVTSVIADPHEIANVSGTDGIQYMLDASENLPLDVYIMLPSCVPCTPFEHAGAKLDAASLDAFYAHPRVLGLAEVMDYPSVRRGDDGMLDKLMSSHRHGGMIDGHGAGLNEEAINVYRAVGIRNDHECVTAEEAKARLRRGMYVMIREGSVAKDVEALIPAVTASNARRCVFCTDDKHLDELLREGSVDHNARLAIRCGLDPLQAIQMASLNAAECFGLQTKGAIAPGYEADFLLLDDLERLTIAQVYKAGKLVGENGQYTGPQPQAAAIPAGLLKSVHLPEITEQDLQIRLQGERRCHIIGINPNSLITSHLVEEVDVEDDCFRPSVAKDQLKIAVFERHHHTGCIGLGIVKGFGIQCGAIASTVAHDSHNLVVAGSNDRDMLTAIQALRDMEGGLVVASDGVVLAAIELRVAGLMSTGDYAEVLRHMEQLHQALSRIGASDEFNPFVTLSFLCLPVIPELKLTDMGLFDFAAFKHIPVTEESRTADYVSR